From a single Anaeromicrobium sediminis genomic region:
- a CDS encoding SpoIIE family protein phosphatase, translating to MEEIFIQDEEVDFNDLELLEIIARSISDVVGVYSLNKTIMFYNQAGYKFYNTTKSKIKGKKCYEMLNRNEKCLNCFFEKAIKTKKVIETEKVIPEVNKYMKYKYTPVLNKLGEARFVIVQSQDITKKKALEKIVEENEIRYKEIVNVLPDPIIITVDGKIVLANKVALKYFDEIIGKDVWELIPDHSETAKKRINQIIETKKEKATLDYKITLKNKSVIDGEVCSNYLIYQGKPAVLSIIRDVTERKKELNAAAKIQKGNFQTIVPLSTRINVETLYVPAKTVSGDFFYINKINEDLIVGIIGDVSGKGMSAALSISAFNVLFHEAILKDQNPHTIINHLNKKVIDYLGERYVAVCCFSLDFKKNEAKIAAAGINEFVFQHKNNLIEKRIIKGPFLGMFEDSIFDEQVIHFDRGDKFYFFTDGLESIFNNTKITEKYIEKATPINVINYLNKHLKNISENVDGIKDDCTLLSVEIK from the coding sequence ATGGAAGAAATATTTATACAAGATGAAGAAGTAGATTTTAATGACTTAGAATTGTTAGAAATCATAGCTAGAAGCATTTCGGATGTCGTAGGAGTATATAGTCTCAATAAAACAATTATGTTCTATAACCAAGCTGGTTATAAATTTTACAATACAACTAAAAGTAAAATTAAGGGTAAAAAATGTTATGAAATGTTAAATAGAAATGAAAAATGCTTAAATTGTTTTTTTGAAAAGGCTATCAAAACTAAAAAAGTAATAGAAACAGAAAAAGTTATTCCAGAAGTAAATAAATATATGAAATATAAATATACTCCCGTATTAAATAAATTAGGAGAAGCACGATTTGTTATTGTCCAATCACAAGATATTACTAAAAAGAAAGCATTAGAAAAGATAGTAGAAGAAAATGAAATAAGGTATAAGGAAATAGTGAATGTTTTACCCGATCCAATAATTATTACAGTAGATGGTAAAATTGTTTTAGCAAATAAAGTAGCATTAAAATATTTTGATGAAATTATTGGAAAGGACGTATGGGAATTAATACCTGATCATTCAGAAACTGCTAAAAAGAGGATTAATCAGATAATTGAAACTAAAAAGGAAAAAGCTACCTTAGATTATAAGATTACTCTCAAAAATAAGAGTGTAATAGATGGGGAAGTATGTTCAAACTATTTAATTTATCAAGGAAAGCCTGCAGTTCTCTCAATAATTAGGGATGTTACTGAAAGGAAAAAAGAGTTAAATGCAGCTGCAAAAATTCAAAAAGGAAATTTTCAGACAATAGTTCCTTTATCAACTAGAATTAATGTAGAAACTCTTTATGTACCAGCAAAAACAGTTAGTGGAGATTTTTTTTATATTAACAAAATAAACGAAGATTTAATTGTTGGAATAATTGGTGATGTAAGTGGAAAAGGAATGTCAGCTGCTCTTAGTATATCTGCATTTAATGTTTTATTTCATGAAGCAATTTTAAAAGATCAAAACCCACACACTATAATCAATCATTTGAATAAGAAAGTCATTGATTATTTAGGAGAAAGATACGTTGCCGTATGTTGCTTTAGTCTTGACTTTAAAAAAAATGAAGCAAAAATAGCAGCAGCAGGTATTAATGAATTCGTATTTCAACATAAAAATAATCTAATTGAAAAACGAATTATCAAAGGACCTTTTCTAGGAATGTTTGAAGATAGCATATTTGATGAACAGGTAATTCACTTTGATAGAGGCGATAAATTTTATTTCTTTACTGATGGACTAGAATCTATATTTAACAATACAAAAATTACTGAAAAATATATTGAAAAAGCTACACCAATTAATGTAATAAATTATTTAAATAAACACTTGAAAAATATATCGGAGAATGTAGACGGAATAAAAGATGATTGCACTTTGTTATCAGTAGAAATTAAATAA